Proteins encoded within one genomic window of Zestosphaera sp.:
- a CDS encoding RAD55 family ATPase, with protein sequence MLALAKLFMTGVEPLNAALPAGIPYGSLTLILGPGGVGKSVMMANLSWNFLRSGDGAVVYVTFDDSPDALLALYEFFGWDVGKYVREGRFKIVDCFSFRLGPFKRPVEGVVRELEVRDLSSLIYAVSDAASSARGSTLVLIDSLNELVLKFEVSQFVDFIKTLRATVGKGLGNIILATVHTTTDTFQEVVNYIEYLVDGIVETRLNPSLIEYGIPVKELMVRKMRGVPTNPIWIPYVISDSGIAAVDMQKLAKVLQRKVQELEALKKIATGSPGSQG encoded by the coding sequence GTGCTTGCTTTGGCTAAGCTCTTCATGACTGGGGTGGAGCCGCTTAACGCGGCCCTCCCTGCCGGGATTCCGTACGGCTCCCTAACCCTGATTCTGGGGCCGGGGGGCGTTGGTAAGTCCGTCATGATGGCCAACCTCTCCTGGAACTTCCTAAGGAGCGGGGACGGCGCCGTGGTTTACGTGACGTTCGACGACTCCCCTGACGCCCTGCTGGCGCTCTACGAGTTCTTCGGCTGGGATGTGGGCAAGTACGTCCGGGAGGGGAGGTTTAAGATAGTGGATTGCTTCAGCTTCAGGCTGGGGCCGTTTAAGAGGCCTGTGGAGGGGGTTGTGAGGGAGCTGGAGGTCAGGGACTTGAGCTCCCTGATCTACGCCGTCAGCGACGCCGCGTCCTCGGCTAGAGGATCTACCCTCGTCCTGATAGACTCCCTCAACGAGCTCGTGCTCAAGTTCGAGGTCTCGCAGTTCGTCGACTTCATAAAGACGTTGAGGGCCACGGTAGGTAAGGGGTTGGGGAACATAATACTCGCCACGGTGCACACCACCACGGACACGTTCCAGGAGGTGGTTAACTACATAGAGTACCTGGTCGACGGGATTGTGGAGACCAGACTCAATCCCTCCCTTATAGAGTACGGCATACCGGTGAAGGAGCTGATGGTAAGGAAGATGAGGGGGGTCCCGACGAACCCCATATGGATCCCTTACGTGATAAGCGACTCAGGCATAGCTGCTGTGGACATGCAGAAGCTCGCTAAAGTACT
- a CDS encoding DUF296 domain-containing protein: MIKAVKLEEGSTLPEALEQRILSEGLKGGLIAGVGGFRRAEIGYYNPLTSEFTREVMEAPENEILEVLSLLGNYMVRSDGSLSMHIHVTLGIKDAGAKGGHLIKAAVRPYLELFLIEAGDLRQVLRHRDRT, from the coding sequence ATGATTAAAGCGGTGAAGTTGGAGGAGGGCTCGACCCTCCCGGAAGCCCTTGAGCAACGCATCCTCAGTGAGGGACTGAAGGGCGGCTTAATCGCGGGCGTCGGGGGCTTCAGGAGGGCCGAGATAGGGTACTACAACCCACTAACGTCGGAATTCACTAGGGAGGTGATGGAAGCACCGGAGAACGAGATACTTGAGGTGCTTTCACTACTCGGTAACTACATGGTGAGGAGTGATGGAAGCCTCTCAATGCACATCCACGTCACCCTGGGCATCAAGGACGCCGGCGCTAAGGGCGGCCACCTAATCAAGGCGGCCGTCAGGCCGTACCTCGAGCTATTCCTCATCGAGGCCGGCGACCTGAGGCAGGTCCTCCGCCACAGGGACAGGACGTGA
- a CDS encoding FAD-dependent oxidoreductase, producing the protein MSTLKTVCVVGGGLAGLSTAHHIVKTGVPVNVVILEASGRPGGLLRSERVGNYVFDTGGSHILFSRDQGLLDEILKLIDVGCVRNYRNAKIYYRGTYVKYPFENGLSDLPPEERFECVWGALEAYIKRLKGELKEPANFREWLHHVFGDGIAGKYLIPYNEKIWKTDLREVTLEWVDGRVPLPPLKDIVMSAVGIDVEGYTHQLTFYYPASGGMESLVKGILSETLKSGRVEIHVQQPVTKIGENRRGNLLVETRGLGVDCDAVVYTAPLKRSRGVFSDLLGGSVGGVEGLKSVPLAVVGLGLSGEVRPYHWVYLPDKGFLPHRVAVLSNFSRANAPPGRVSLIAEVSFGSEEEMNSLSDEALTSRVYDDVLDTGLLSNAELEVSGVWRWRDAYVIYDRLRTPVLKTVEKTLRERGVFLHGRFGAWEYLNMDAVYGKSRAVASEVVKYLQLKTS; encoded by the coding sequence GTGAGCACCCTAAAGACCGTCTGCGTGGTAGGCGGGGGTCTAGCAGGGCTCTCAACCGCCCACCACATCGTCAAGACCGGGGTCCCGGTGAATGTAGTGATTCTCGAGGCCTCGGGGAGGCCGGGAGGCCTCCTCAGAAGCGAACGCGTAGGCAACTACGTATTCGACACTGGCGGCTCCCACATATTGTTCAGCAGGGATCAGGGACTGCTTGACGAGATCCTCAAACTAATTGACGTCGGCTGCGTGAGGAACTACAGGAACGCCAAGATATACTATAGAGGAACCTACGTGAAGTATCCGTTCGAGAACGGCCTAAGCGACCTCCCACCGGAGGAGAGGTTTGAGTGCGTGTGGGGTGCCTTGGAGGCCTACATAAAGAGGCTTAAGGGGGAGCTGAAGGAGCCCGCGAACTTCCGTGAGTGGCTCCACCACGTCTTCGGCGACGGGATAGCGGGCAAGTACCTCATACCCTACAACGAGAAGATATGGAAGACCGACTTGAGGGAGGTAACGCTTGAGTGGGTCGACGGTAGGGTCCCCCTACCACCGCTTAAAGACATAGTCATGAGCGCCGTCGGGATTGACGTGGAGGGCTACACACATCAGCTAACCTTCTACTACCCGGCGAGCGGCGGGATGGAATCACTCGTGAAGGGGATCCTCAGCGAGACCCTCAAGAGCGGGAGAGTCGAGATCCACGTCCAGCAACCAGTCACAAAGATCGGTGAGAACCGCCGCGGCAACCTACTCGTGGAGACTAGGGGGCTCGGCGTTGACTGCGACGCCGTAGTCTACACAGCACCGCTGAAGAGGTCCCGAGGGGTGTTCAGCGACCTGCTCGGCGGGTCGGTTGGCGGTGTTGAGGGGCTTAAATCAGTTCCACTGGCTGTTGTTGGGCTGGGTTTGAGTGGTGAAGTGAGGCCGTACCACTGGGTCTACCTCCCGGACAAGGGCTTCCTGCCCCACAGAGTCGCCGTACTCAGCAACTTCTCGAGGGCGAACGCGCCGCCGGGGAGGGTCTCCCTAATAGCCGAGGTCTCGTTCGGGAGTGAGGAGGAGATGAATTCCCTGAGCGATGAGGCCCTTACATCCAGGGTCTACGACGATGTGCTTGACACAGGACTGCTGAGCAACGCCGAGCTGGAGGTAAGCGGTGTGTGGCGGTGGAGGGACGCCTACGTGATTTACGATAGGCTGAGGACCCCCGTCCTGAAGACTGTGGAGAAAACGCTTAGGGAGCGGGGGGTGTTCCTGCATGGAAGGTTCGGGGCTTGGGAGTACCTCAACATGGACGCGGTCTACGGCAAATCACGCGCGGTCGCTAGTGAGGTGGTTAAGTACCTCCAGCTCAAGACCTCGTGA
- a CDS encoding DNA polymerase II, with product MKLKFYLIDVSYEVENNAPVIMLWGLSEDSEPILIRDTTFRPYFYAVPRDGADLEEVRRGVKALSKPRSPITDVSVADRKYYGRPVKALKIVTVVPESVREYREEVSRLPDVREVLEADIRFSMRYVLDREALPCSWYEAEVEEAGAGGLRVKGAYTLKSGLQRLEEARPPKLKTLAFDIEVYSPLGSLRPENNPVIIIATANSEGEVRVMVKEEGGSDASLIEEFVEYVIDYDPDVVVGYNSNMFDWQYLIQRAQALKVRLDVGRVKGGVPRQSAYGHISIPGRLHVDLYNFAEEIPEVKVKSLDEVADYLGVMRKSERVLIPWHEIPRYWDSKELRDTLIRYARDDAVSTLLLAKEFLPFAIQLSSLTGLPLDQVGAASVGYRLEWYLMREAVKYGELIPNRVERPYEPYKGAIVLEPVKGVHEDVVVLDFTSMYPNLMIKYNVSPDTLVEGGCDETRCHTIEELNYRFLKEPPGFYKNVLTTLLRLRSEIRTTMKRLDPESLEYRVLDERQRVLKILANASYGYMGWVGARWYFKEGAESITALGRKTILRAIEIARSLGLKVIYGDTDSLFTSYVRDLVEDFINRVGDELGLEIKVDKIYRRVFFTEAKKRYVGLTEDGRIDIVGFEAVRGDWTDIAKDVQEEVARIVLTTKNVGEAVNHVRRVIEEVRNGRVGIEKLIIWKTLTKRVSEYEVDAPHVMAARRLEKLGIRTDVGSKIGYVVVRGSGNISSRAYPYMLVKPNEIDVDYYINHQVIPAALRILSYFGVTEKQLEAPRGRSLADFLSKK from the coding sequence ATGAAGCTTAAGTTCTATCTGATTGACGTGAGTTATGAGGTGGAGAACAACGCACCTGTGATCATGCTATGGGGCCTCAGCGAGGATTCGGAGCCCATCCTAATAAGAGACACTACCTTCAGGCCCTACTTCTATGCAGTCCCCAGAGATGGCGCGGACCTCGAGGAAGTGAGGAGGGGGGTTAAAGCGCTGAGCAAGCCCAGGTCGCCGATAACTGACGTCAGCGTCGCTGATAGGAAGTACTACGGCAGACCCGTCAAGGCCCTCAAGATAGTGACGGTAGTGCCGGAGAGCGTTAGGGAGTACAGGGAGGAGGTCTCGAGGCTTCCCGACGTTAGGGAGGTTCTCGAGGCCGACATAAGGTTCTCCATGCGTTACGTGCTGGACAGGGAGGCCCTACCCTGCAGCTGGTATGAGGCGGAGGTCGAGGAGGCCGGCGCGGGCGGGCTCAGAGTCAAGGGCGCCTACACCCTAAAGAGCGGGTTGCAGAGGCTTGAGGAGGCGAGGCCCCCGAAGCTCAAGACGCTGGCTTTCGACATAGAGGTCTACAGCCCGCTGGGGTCCCTGAGGCCTGAGAACAACCCAGTGATAATAATTGCGACGGCGAACAGTGAGGGCGAGGTCAGGGTGATGGTTAAGGAGGAGGGGGGTAGTGACGCCTCACTTATAGAGGAGTTCGTCGAGTACGTGATCGACTACGACCCGGACGTCGTAGTAGGCTACAACTCCAACATGTTCGACTGGCAGTACCTGATTCAGAGGGCTCAGGCGCTCAAGGTGAGGCTCGACGTGGGGAGGGTTAAGGGAGGGGTTCCAAGGCAGTCCGCCTACGGCCACATCTCGATCCCGGGTAGATTGCACGTAGACCTCTATAACTTCGCTGAGGAAATACCGGAGGTTAAGGTCAAGTCCCTGGACGAGGTTGCCGACTACCTAGGCGTCATGAGGAAGTCAGAGAGGGTGCTGATCCCGTGGCACGAGATACCTAGGTACTGGGACAGTAAGGAATTGAGGGACACCTTGATCAGGTACGCTAGGGACGACGCCGTCTCAACACTCCTCCTCGCTAAGGAGTTCCTGCCCTTCGCCATACAGCTCTCAAGCCTCACGGGCCTCCCGCTGGACCAGGTCGGGGCGGCGTCGGTGGGCTACAGGCTCGAGTGGTACTTAATGCGTGAGGCAGTCAAGTATGGCGAGCTAATACCGAACAGGGTTGAGAGGCCTTACGAGCCCTATAAGGGGGCGATAGTCCTGGAGCCTGTTAAGGGGGTTCATGAGGACGTCGTGGTTCTGGACTTCACATCCATGTACCCGAACCTGATGATCAAGTACAACGTGAGCCCGGACACCCTGGTGGAGGGGGGATGCGATGAGACGAGGTGCCACACCATCGAAGAGCTCAACTACAGATTCCTGAAGGAGCCGCCGGGCTTCTACAAGAACGTTCTCACAACCCTCCTCAGGCTCAGGAGCGAGATAAGGACTACTATGAAGAGGCTGGATCCTGAGAGCCTCGAATACAGGGTGCTGGACGAGAGGCAGAGGGTCCTCAAGATCCTCGCGAACGCGTCATACGGCTACATGGGGTGGGTCGGCGCCAGATGGTACTTCAAGGAAGGGGCGGAGAGCATAACGGCCTTAGGTAGGAAGACCATATTGAGGGCGATCGAGATAGCTAGGTCCCTCGGCCTCAAGGTGATTTACGGTGACACGGACTCGCTCTTCACGAGCTATGTGAGGGACCTAGTCGAGGACTTCATAAACAGGGTGGGTGACGAACTCGGGCTCGAGATCAAGGTCGACAAGATATACAGGAGGGTCTTCTTCACTGAGGCTAAGAAGAGGTACGTAGGCCTGACGGAGGACGGCCGGATAGACATAGTGGGTTTCGAAGCCGTTAGGGGGGACTGGACAGACATAGCTAAGGACGTTCAGGAGGAGGTGGCGAGGATCGTTCTGACGACGAAGAACGTTGGCGAGGCGGTCAACCACGTGAGGAGGGTGATCGAGGAGGTCAGGAACGGGAGGGTGGGCATAGAGAAGCTGATAATATGGAAGACCCTGACCAAGAGGGTGAGCGAGTACGAGGTCGACGCACCACACGTTATGGCCGCCAGAAGACTTGAGAAGCTCGGGATAAGGACGGACGTAGGCAGTAAGATAGGGTACGTCGTCGTCAGAGGGTCGGGCAATATCTCCTCGAGAGCCTACCCATACATGCTCGTCAAGCCCAACGAGATTGACGTGGACTACTACATTAACCACCAGGTGATCCCAGCTGCCCTCAGAATACTTTCGTACTTCGGCGTTACGGAGAAGCAGCTTGAAGCGCCCAGGGGCAGGTCGCTGGCAGACTTCCTCAGCAAGAAGTAG
- the dnaG gene encoding DNA primase DnaG, with protein MKYVIRAKVEVAGSVDKPDIIGAVFGQTEGLFSPEYDLRELQDKGRIGRIVVEVKQVNGKSVGEIIIPSNLDKVETALLAALVETVDKVGPYPTKIKVVEIVDLRQEKLKKVVDRAKEILRDMLQEKAVDIKEVLTEVSEAVKIGEIVEYGPERLPAGPEAETSDTLIIVEGRADVINLLKYGYRNVIAVEGAKGEIPKSLVELAQRKKKVIAFVDGDRVGAMIVKNLAGGIRIDLVARAPTGREVEELTGKEIQKALKNAVPLQTFLQSLIGEVPAAPTKAEIVESVPATPEAETTIQVPEAEAPPKAEVLETYTIPSKVLESINGVKGTLEGIVYDSSWSELGRIPVKDLVDYLLTTDKTVYAVVMDGIATPRLVDAAAVKGVKLILCHRVATITKKPVDLTILTFDEVLQ; from the coding sequence ATGAAGTACGTGATAAGAGCGAAGGTCGAGGTCGCCGGTTCGGTCGACAAGCCCGACATAATAGGAGCTGTCTTTGGGCAGACGGAGGGCCTGTTCAGCCCTGAGTATGATTTGAGGGAATTGCAGGATAAGGGGAGGATAGGCAGGATAGTGGTCGAGGTGAAGCAGGTAAATGGTAAGAGCGTTGGGGAGATTATCATTCCCTCAAACCTCGACAAGGTCGAGACGGCCTTGCTGGCGGCTTTAGTGGAGACCGTTGATAAGGTCGGGCCCTACCCGACGAAGATTAAGGTGGTCGAGATCGTTGACTTGAGGCAGGAGAAGCTGAAGAAGGTTGTAGATAGGGCTAAGGAGATACTGAGGGACATGCTTCAGGAGAAGGCTGTGGACATAAAGGAGGTTCTGACCGAGGTTAGCGAGGCGGTTAAGATAGGTGAGATCGTGGAGTACGGGCCTGAGAGACTGCCTGCAGGTCCTGAAGCGGAGACCTCGGACACGCTGATAATAGTTGAGGGGAGGGCGGACGTCATAAATCTCTTAAAGTACGGCTATAGGAACGTCATAGCGGTTGAGGGCGCTAAGGGGGAGATCCCTAAGTCGCTTGTGGAGCTGGCTCAGAGGAAGAAGAAAGTCATAGCCTTCGTCGACGGCGATCGCGTGGGCGCCATGATCGTTAAGAACCTTGCGGGAGGCATTAGGATAGATTTAGTTGCCAGGGCCCCGACCGGCCGTGAGGTGGAGGAGCTAACTGGGAAAGAGATCCAGAAAGCCCTGAAGAACGCCGTCCCGCTGCAGACCTTCCTGCAGTCCTTGATCGGCGAGGTGCCCGCCGCTCCGACTAAGGCTGAGATTGTTGAGTCTGTTCCCGCAACGCCTGAGGCTGAGACGACTATACAGGTTCCTGAGGCTGAAGCACCTCCTAAGGCCGAGGTTCTCGAGACGTACACAATCCCGAGTAAAGTTCTTGAATCTATAAATGGAGTTAAGGGCACTCTAGAGGGGATTGTGTACGATAGTTCTTGGAGTGAGTTAGGCAGGATCCCCGTTAAGGATCTGGTTGACTACCTGTTGACAACCGATAAGACTGTTTACGCGGTGGTGATGGACGGCATCGCGACACCCAGACTCGTCGACGCTGCGGCGGTTAAGGGCGTGAAGCTGATACTCTGCCACAGGGTCGCCACGATAACTAAGAAGCCGGTGGACCTCACGATCCTGACGTTCGACGAGGTCCTCCAGTAG
- a CDS encoding nucleotidyltransferase family protein, whose product MLKAAIIAGGLAKRLRPITEEIPKSLVEVAGKPVIEWQLRWLKSNGVDSIVILAGYRYEKLIEFLGSGRKFGVSVTYVVEDTPLGTGGAIKNAEPYLRNEIFVAVNGDVITDIPIVKLVDAVKRSEALAAAIALVPLKSPYGVVKISTDGRVENFVEKPSIEDYLINAGVYVMKSDIFNYLPEVGDIERTAFPQLAREGRLHGMKFTSNYWKSIDTIKDVEEAANDINAGRLRI is encoded by the coding sequence GTGCTGAAAGCCGCGATAATCGCGGGCGGACTTGCTAAGAGATTAAGACCCATAACGGAGGAGATTCCTAAGTCCCTCGTCGAGGTTGCCGGGAAGCCGGTGATCGAGTGGCAGCTGCGATGGCTAAAGAGCAACGGAGTTGACTCTATCGTGATCCTGGCAGGCTACAGGTACGAGAAACTCATAGAGTTTCTGGGGTCCGGGAGGAAGTTTGGCGTGAGCGTCACGTACGTGGTTGAGGACACACCCCTTGGAACCGGAGGGGCGATAAAGAATGCGGAGCCCTACCTGAGGAACGAGATTTTCGTGGCGGTCAACGGGGACGTGATAACAGACATCCCGATAGTCAAGCTAGTCGACGCGGTGAAGCGTAGCGAAGCCCTCGCCGCCGCGATAGCTCTAGTCCCACTCAAGTCACCGTACGGAGTCGTCAAGATATCAACGGACGGCAGGGTCGAGAACTTCGTTGAGAAACCAAGCATAGAGGATTATTTGATCAACGCGGGCGTCTACGTTATGAAGAGCGACATCTTCAACTACCTCCCGGAGGTGGGCGATATAGAGAGGACTGCCTTCCCTCAGCTGGCTAGGGAGGGCAGACTCCACGGGATGAAGTTCACGAGCAACTACTGGAAGTCCATAGACACGATAAAGGACGTTGAGGAGGCCGCGAACGACATAAACGCGGGGAGGCTCAGGATCTAG